Proteins encoded within one genomic window of Brachybacterium muris:
- a CDS encoding HNH endonuclease signature motif containing protein produces MTLTTDPPDTYAGTSTGTDSPDRAASTGSSDLPAGPPRLARADAEALGDRIQQQAALIAEATCQFLLMLVEFDQRGGTGWYVGLKSTAHWLSWACSMSPGTAREHVRVARALPGMPLTVAAFSEGRLSYSKVREMTRVADRVDEATLVDLACAMTASQLARTLSSFRAIDGARLGQDAIRQARWVTREDGMIEIRAILPPEMGAELLTALDLALARDGHDAPGSDNPVSTEHPAAGDAEIPDPAARAAEATVAPTLEQRKADALVHVARGYLEQAPTDRSGEDRHLVIVQVSADALTRNVPAGTPLHPATSPPLCHVVGHDTPLEPATAERLACTGKIALQIASSTGEVLHLGRSRRLASPAQRRALRLRDRTCAFPGCHQSRHLDAHHVTPWADGGTTDIDGLALLCRRHHVIVHEGGHHLAPVPAPDHPAAPHLPRYTVIDQHGRPVTARWPAMPEHITHTPTTPDMPEPTGHPDRITGTTGGYGFRLADCVDTLLNATLTTAA; encoded by the coding sequence ATGACTCTCACCACCGACCCGCCCGACACCTATGCGGGCACCAGCACCGGCACCGACAGCCCAGACCGCGCCGCGAGTACCGGCAGCAGCGACCTGCCTGCTGGTCCTCCGCGCCTCGCGCGGGCCGACGCAGAAGCGCTGGGGGATCGGATCCAGCAGCAGGCCGCGTTGATCGCGGAGGCCACCTGCCAGTTCCTGCTGATGCTCGTCGAGTTCGACCAGCGCGGCGGCACCGGCTGGTACGTCGGCCTGAAGTCCACCGCGCACTGGCTGTCCTGGGCCTGCTCCATGTCCCCCGGCACCGCCCGTGAGCACGTCCGCGTTGCCCGCGCCCTGCCCGGGATGCCGCTGACGGTCGCGGCGTTCAGTGAGGGCCGCCTCTCCTATTCGAAGGTGCGGGAGATGACCCGGGTCGCCGACCGCGTCGACGAAGCCACCCTGGTGGATCTCGCGTGTGCGATGACCGCCTCCCAATTGGCCCGCACCCTCTCCAGCTTCCGGGCGATAGATGGGGCCCGGCTGGGCCAGGACGCGATCCGGCAGGCCCGCTGGGTGACCCGTGAGGACGGCATGATCGAGATCCGCGCGATCCTCCCACCCGAGATGGGGGCCGAACTCCTCACCGCCCTGGACCTCGCCCTGGCCCGCGACGGCCACGACGCACCAGGCAGCGACAACCCCGTCAGCACTGAACACCCAGCCGCTGGGGACGCAGAAATTCCGGATCCCGCCGCCCGTGCCGCGGAGGCGACCGTGGCCCCCACCCTGGAGCAGCGGAAGGCCGACGCGCTTGTGCACGTGGCTCGCGGCTACCTCGAGCAGGCTCCCACCGACCGTTCCGGCGAGGACCGGCACCTGGTGATCGTCCAGGTCAGCGCCGATGCCCTCACCCGGAACGTTCCCGCGGGAACGCCGCTGCACCCGGCCACGTCCCCACCCCTCTGCCACGTCGTCGGTCACGACACCCCGCTCGAACCCGCGACCGCTGAGCGCCTGGCCTGCACGGGGAAGATCGCCCTGCAGATCGCCAGCAGCACCGGTGAGGTGCTGCACCTGGGCCGGTCGCGTCGCCTGGCATCCCCTGCGCAGCGTCGGGCCCTCAGGCTGCGGGATCGCACCTGCGCCTTCCCTGGCTGCCACCAGTCCCGTCACCTGGATGCCCACCACGTCACCCCGTGGGCAGACGGTGGCACCACCGACATCGACGGCCTGGCCCTGCTGTGCCGTCGCCATCACGTGATCGTCCACGAAGGCGGCCACCACCTCGCCCCAGTCCCCGCACCGGATCACCCTGCGGCCCCACACCTGCCCCGCTACACCGTGATCGACCAGCACGGCCGGCCCGTCACCGCCCGCTGGCCCGCCATGCCCGAACACATCACCCACACCCCCACCACCCCTGACATGCCCGAACCCACCGGGCACCCCGACCGCATCACCGGCACCACCGGCGGCTACGGCTTCCGCCTCGCCGACTGCGTCGACACCCTCCTGAACGCCACCCTCACCACCGCAGCGTGA
- a CDS encoding class I SAM-dependent DNA methyltransferase encodes MPANEFDHPFVATTYDTVEGSREDLDLYASIADEMGARSVLDVGCGTGALAVRLAAQGRAVTGVDPAGEMLEVARGKPHAEKVRWIHGTAVDAVPVAEAPEARGLPAELAVMTGNVAQVFTRDEDWLATLRAVHACLVPGGHLVFETRIPERRSWEDWAQQRESRWHAPGVGEVREVFEVSEVDLPLVSFRSDSHLPDGTVVPSTSTLIFRSREEIARTLAEAGFEFLGTRDAPDRPGWEWVVIARRS; translated from the coding sequence ATGCCTGCCAACGAGTTCGACCACCCCTTCGTCGCCACCACCTACGACACGGTCGAAGGGTCCCGCGAGGATCTGGACCTGTACGCCTCCATCGCCGACGAGATGGGGGCGCGGTCGGTCCTGGACGTCGGTTGCGGCACCGGCGCGCTGGCGGTGAGGCTCGCTGCCCAGGGGCGCGCCGTGACCGGGGTCGACCCCGCCGGCGAGATGCTCGAGGTCGCTCGCGGCAAGCCGCACGCCGAGAAGGTGCGCTGGATCCACGGGACAGCGGTGGACGCGGTGCCGGTGGCGGAGGCCCCGGAGGCCCGGGGGCTTCCCGCCGAGCTGGCGGTGATGACCGGTAACGTGGCCCAGGTGTTCACGCGCGATGAGGACTGGCTGGCGACCCTGCGGGCCGTCCACGCGTGCCTGGTGCCCGGCGGTCACCTCGTGTTCGAGACCCGCATCCCCGAGCGGCGCTCCTGGGAGGACTGGGCGCAGCAGCGCGAGTCGAGGTGGCACGCGCCGGGCGTGGGCGAGGTGCGGGAAGTGTTCGAGGTGAGCGAAGTGGATCTGCCGCTGGTCAGCTTCCGCTCGGACAGTCATCTGCCCGATGGGACGGTGGTCCCCTCGACCTCGACGCTGATCTTCCGCTCCCGGGAGGAGATCGCCAGGACCCTCGCCGAGGCCGGGTTCGAGTTCCTGGGGACCCGTGATGCGCCCGATCGTCCGGGCTGGGAATGGGTCGTGATCGCGCGACGGTCCTGA
- a CDS encoding DUF402 domain-containing protein, whose protein sequence is MSSTPRWSPGDQVTWTYYTPQHPTQTVRPGTVVLDDDRGVVVWIAPGTEVLLPVLESGAALRRAGDEGMFTAPRVQSKQLWTGNGILMIGLPDLPYSVWLFYKDDGSLGCYYINLETPYERTEEGLRTRDLVLDLVVLPRRDWHYKDEDELEGAERTGYFSAEEIDGIREAGRRAEEHIARWTYPFSAGYEYFFPDPKWAIPQLPEHYSWDLDLTRR, encoded by the coding sequence ATGTCGAGCACTCCCCGCTGGTCGCCCGGCGACCAGGTGACCTGGACCTACTACACCCCTCAGCACCCTACGCAGACCGTACGGCCCGGCACCGTGGTGCTGGACGACGACCGCGGTGTGGTGGTGTGGATCGCCCCCGGCACCGAGGTGCTGCTGCCCGTGCTGGAATCCGGGGCCGCCCTGCGCCGTGCGGGTGACGAGGGCATGTTCACCGCCCCCCGGGTGCAGTCCAAGCAGCTGTGGACCGGCAACGGCATCCTGATGATCGGCCTGCCGGACCTGCCGTACTCGGTGTGGCTGTTCTACAAGGACGACGGCTCCCTGGGCTGCTACTACATCAACCTCGAGACGCCCTACGAGCGCACCGAGGAGGGCCTGCGCACCCGCGACCTGGTGCTGGACCTCGTGGTACTGCCGCGGCGCGACTGGCACTACAAGGACGAGGACGAGCTGGAGGGCGCCGAGCGCACCGGTTACTTCAGTGCCGAGGAGATCGACGGGATCCGGGAAGCGGGGCGCCGCGCCGAGGAGCACATCGCCCGTTGGACCTACCCGTTCTCCGCCGGGTACGAGTACTTCTTCCCGGACCCCAAGTGGGCGATCCCCCAGTTGCCGGAGCACTACTCCTGGGACCTGGACCTGACCCGGCGGTGA
- a CDS encoding fatty acid desaturase family protein: MTTTALPPTAAPATGTAPRPSTHARGNLQTRDYFELSEKVKAAGLMGRDVGTYMVRTALLVLALAGAVTLLLTMGQTWWQLAVAVLFGILFTQAAFLGHDAAHQQVFASGKRNQWFSRVLGALVVGLSISWWNRKHNKHHAHPNTIGRDGDISGGVLVFVPEEAAERTGFMGWLSRHQGWMFFPMLSLFAFVLHYEAISSVLTEKKLKHRRLEGALLAVRLIGFPVLVFSVLGLGMGLAFLAVQFAVFGIYMGGSFAPNHKGMPLIPKDLEVDFLRRQVLTSRNITGGRAMNWAMGGLDLQIEHHLFPRMPSGHLRKVRPIVKEFCAERGITYTETNLISSYSIIVRYLNQVGLAHADPMECPLVTQLRPR, from the coding sequence ATGACGACCACTGCGCTTCCCCCCACCGCCGCGCCGGCCACCGGCACCGCACCGCGGCCCAGCACCCACGCCCGCGGCAACCTGCAGACCCGGGACTACTTCGAGCTATCCGAGAAGGTCAAGGCCGCGGGGCTGATGGGCCGGGACGTGGGCACCTACATGGTGCGCACCGCCCTGCTGGTGCTGGCCCTGGCCGGTGCGGTCACCCTGCTGCTCACCATGGGGCAGACCTGGTGGCAGCTGGCCGTCGCAGTGCTGTTCGGGATCCTGTTCACCCAGGCCGCGTTCCTGGGGCACGACGCCGCCCACCAGCAGGTGTTCGCCTCCGGCAAGCGCAACCAGTGGTTCTCCCGCGTCCTGGGGGCGCTGGTGGTGGGGCTGAGCATCTCCTGGTGGAACCGCAAGCACAACAAGCACCACGCCCACCCCAACACCATCGGCCGCGACGGTGACATCTCCGGCGGCGTGCTGGTGTTCGTGCCGGAGGAGGCCGCCGAGCGCACCGGCTTCATGGGCTGGCTCTCCCGCCACCAAGGCTGGATGTTCTTCCCGATGCTCTCCCTGTTCGCCTTCGTGCTGCACTACGAGGCGATCTCCTCGGTGCTCACCGAGAAGAAGCTCAAGCACCGCCGCCTCGAGGGCGCGCTGCTGGCGGTCCGCCTGATCGGCTTCCCGGTGCTGGTGTTCTCGGTCCTCGGCCTCGGCATGGGGCTGGCCTTCCTTGCCGTGCAGTTCGCGGTGTTCGGGATTTACATGGGCGGCTCCTTCGCCCCCAACCACAAGGGCATGCCGCTGATCCCCAAGGACCTCGAGGTGGACTTCCTGCGCCGTCAGGTGCTCACCAGCCGCAACATCACCGGCGGCCGGGCGATGAACTGGGCGATGGGTGGGCTGGACCTGCAGATCGAGCACCACCTGTTCCCGCGCATGCCCAGCGGGCACCTGCGCAAGGTGCGGCCCATCGTCAAGGAGTTCTGCGCCGAGCGCGGCATTACCTACACCGAGACCAACCTGATCAGCTCGTACTCGATCATCGTGCGGTACCTGAACCAGGTGGGTCTGGCCCATGCGGACCCCATGGAGTGCCCGCTGGTGACCCAGCTGCGACCGCGCTGA
- a CDS encoding sensor histidine kinase — protein sequence MIHPLEQLRHSAWTPMTVAGAGFVLAVVGWPVTAAVYGVDPALAMVVTVGHSVAAVLAVRWPWAGLSLAIPAAAGTMLVTAAAPATLPWPWPVTSLIAHCLTLAVLAVCHRWYWSISAWAAGALLTFLALVLTPPRGLLTNGVVLVAVSGAVVLLGLMVRQWILIAGQVEKAQSLSAAEARRRRELEERNRIARELHDVVAHSMSVITVQAGTARYRIDGLGEQTEREFEDIAASSRQALGEMRSLLALLRTEESEGRLDTVPMPGLVDVGDLVEASRASGTQIACTDVAELSAVVEVPPTVGLVVYRVVQEALSNALRHAAGAAITVSITPDAPTSENPALLVEVANTAPSATTEAMPGSGMGLAGLRERVMSLGGAVAASPTDDGGYAVRARIPLTDPVPT from the coding sequence ATGATCCATCCTCTGGAGCAGCTGCGTCACAGTGCCTGGACCCCGATGACGGTCGCCGGCGCGGGCTTCGTCCTGGCCGTCGTGGGCTGGCCCGTGACGGCCGCCGTGTACGGGGTCGACCCCGCGCTGGCGATGGTGGTGACGGTTGGCCATTCGGTCGCCGCGGTGCTGGCCGTCCGATGGCCCTGGGCGGGACTGTCGCTGGCGATCCCCGCCGCGGCGGGGACGATGCTGGTGACCGCCGCTGCTCCCGCCACGCTCCCCTGGCCCTGGCCGGTGACCTCGCTGATCGCCCACTGTCTCACCCTGGCGGTGCTGGCGGTGTGCCACCGCTGGTACTGGTCGATCTCGGCGTGGGCCGCCGGGGCGCTGCTGACGTTCCTTGCCCTGGTGCTCACGCCCCCGCGGGGCCTGCTCACCAACGGGGTGGTGCTGGTGGCCGTCAGTGGTGCGGTGGTGCTGCTGGGCCTGATGGTGCGGCAGTGGATCCTGATCGCCGGGCAGGTGGAGAAGGCACAGTCGCTCAGTGCCGCGGAGGCGCGCAGGCGGCGGGAGCTGGAGGAGCGCAACCGCATCGCCCGCGAGCTGCACGACGTGGTGGCCCACTCGATGTCGGTGATCACGGTGCAGGCCGGCACCGCCCGCTACCGCATCGACGGGCTCGGTGAGCAGACGGAGCGGGAGTTCGAGGACATCGCCGCGTCGTCCCGGCAGGCCCTGGGTGAGATGCGTTCCCTGCTGGCGCTGCTGCGCACCGAGGAGTCCGAGGGCCGCCTGGACACCGTGCCCATGCCGGGGCTGGTCGACGTGGGCGACCTGGTGGAGGCATCCCGTGCCTCCGGCACGCAGATCGCCTGCACGGACGTGGCCGAGCTGAGCGCCGTGGTGGAGGTGCCGCCCACCGTGGGCCTGGTGGTGTACCGGGTGGTGCAGGAGGCGCTCAGCAACGCCCTGCGCCATGCCGCCGGTGCCGCGATCACCGTGTCCATTACGCCGGATGCCCCCACCTCGGAGAACCCGGCTCTGCTGGTCGAGGTGGCGAACACGGCGCCGTCCGCGACCACCGAGGCCATGCCCGGATCCGGGATGGGCCTGGCGGGGCTGCGGGAGCGGGTGATGTCCCTGGGCGGGGCGGTGGCGGCCTCCCCCACCGACGACGGCGGCTACGCGGTGCGCGCACGGATCCCGCTGACCGACCCGGTACCTACCTGA
- a CDS encoding response regulator: MTVAPARPTRVLIVDDQSMILGGFAALLSAQEGIEVAGTASDGVGITEVVRRTRPDVVLMDIRMPRVDGLEATRAVLAMPGEVPRIIMLTTFDADEYVFAALRAGASGFLLKDSTPEELVRAVRVVANGEALLTPRVTRTLIADYASRPHPSPRVAPTLSGLTDRELDVLRLVARGLANREVAAELVMAEQTVKTHVSRMLAKLQLRDRTQLVIAAYESGLVRAGD; the protein is encoded by the coding sequence ATGACTGTCGCCCCCGCACGTCCCACCCGCGTGCTCATCGTGGACGACCAGTCCATGATCCTGGGCGGCTTCGCCGCACTGCTGTCGGCGCAGGAGGGCATCGAGGTGGCCGGGACCGCCTCCGACGGGGTGGGCATCACGGAGGTGGTGCGCCGCACCCGGCCCGACGTGGTGCTGATGGACATCCGCATGCCGAGGGTGGACGGGCTCGAGGCGACCCGCGCCGTTCTGGCGATGCCGGGCGAGGTCCCCAGGATCATCATGCTCACCACCTTCGATGCCGACGAGTACGTGTTCGCGGCGCTGCGTGCCGGCGCGAGCGGGTTCCTGCTCAAGGATTCCACACCCGAGGAGCTGGTCCGTGCCGTGCGCGTGGTGGCCAACGGCGAGGCCCTGCTGACGCCCCGCGTGACCCGCACCCTGATCGCCGACTACGCCTCTCGGCCGCACCCGAGCCCCCGGGTGGCGCCGACGCTCAGCGGCCTCACCGACCGCGAGCTGGACGTGCTGCGCCTGGTGGCGCGGGGCCTGGCGAACCGGGAGGTGGCCGCGGAGCTGGTGATGGCGGAGCAGACCGTCAAGACGCACGTGTCGCGGATGCTGGCCAAGCTGCAGCTGCGCGACCGCACCCAGCTGGTGATCGCCGCGTACGAATCCGGCCTGGTTCGCGCCGGCGACTGA
- a CDS encoding serine/threonine-protein kinase produces MSDVIAGRIELVDPLARGATGSLWRAVDRRYGAIFAAKVMRQRDGADVLRFVREQSVGTAQGLGAHPHLLPPYTWVAEDDTIVLVMPLVHGGTVAGLLRTYGPLAPSLTSHLLGQLLEALAAMHENHWVHRDVKPANLLLDSTRSQAPHLLLADFGIALHESDVRLTATGRFHGTPGYMAPEVMEGQSTGPAQDVWAAAACAQQMLGGEDARQGLADSTDPAAGALDALLRSMLESDPTRRPTARQALERLPAPQGTIQSWCRSRAGNRITVPDGVEPLEPGSLGHGLREVGLNGPADLAGIAPGLHERITARTGSIPAQAPDPQEASTDAFVDEPTRVNPERHPAALWHPGTPPPAPELGADATLPQRAGPSAVATDRPRRGAGAGIVLLTISGLSGALALVLALLALG; encoded by the coding sequence ATGTCCGATGTCATCGCCGGTCGCATCGAGCTCGTCGATCCCCTGGCCCGGGGGGCCACCGGGTCTCTCTGGCGAGCCGTGGACCGGCGCTACGGCGCGATCTTCGCGGCCAAGGTGATGCGCCAGCGCGACGGCGCCGACGTGCTGCGCTTCGTGCGCGAGCAGTCGGTGGGCACCGCGCAGGGACTGGGCGCCCACCCGCACCTGCTGCCGCCGTACACCTGGGTCGCGGAGGACGACACCATCGTGCTGGTGATGCCGCTGGTGCACGGCGGCACGGTGGCCGGGCTGCTGCGCACGTACGGTCCTCTCGCCCCCTCGCTCACCTCCCACCTGCTGGGCCAGCTGCTCGAGGCGCTCGCCGCCATGCACGAGAACCACTGGGTGCACCGCGACGTCAAGCCCGCCAACCTGCTGCTGGACAGCACCAGAAGCCAGGCCCCGCACCTGCTGCTGGCCGACTTCGGCATCGCCCTGCACGAGTCCGACGTACGACTCACCGCGACCGGACGCTTCCACGGCACCCCGGGGTACATGGCCCCCGAGGTCATGGAGGGCCAGAGCACCGGCCCGGCACAGGACGTGTGGGCCGCAGCCGCATGCGCCCAGCAGATGCTGGGCGGCGAGGATGCCCGGCAGGGCCTGGCCGACAGCACGGATCCCGCCGCCGGCGCTCTGGATGCGCTGCTGCGCTCGATGCTGGAGTCGGACCCCACCCGTCGGCCGACGGCTCGCCAGGCCCTCGAGCGCCTTCCCGCTCCCCAGGGAACGATCCAGAGCTGGTGCCGCAGCCGCGCCGGGAATCGGATCACGGTGCCGGACGGCGTCGAGCCGCTCGAGCCCGGATCGCTGGGGCACGGTCTGCGCGAAGTGGGCCTGAACGGGCCCGCAGACCTTGCGGGTATCGCTCCCGGCCTGCACGAGCGGATCACCGCCCGCACCGGGTCCATCCCCGCCCAGGCACCTGATCCGCAGGAGGCCTCCACCGATGCGTTCGTGGACGAGCCCACCCGCGTGAACCCCGAGCGGCACCCCGCTGCGCTGTGGCACCCGGGGACGCCGCCGCCTGCCCCTGAGCTGGGGGCCGACGCCACGCTCCCGCAGCGTGCGGGACCCTCGGCCGTCGCCACGGACCGCCCGCGCAGGGGAGCGGGTGCCGGCATCGTGCTGCTGACGATCTCCGGGCTGTCCGGTGCCCTCGCTCTGGTGCTGGCGTTGCTGGCTCTGGGCTGA
- a CDS encoding ABC transporter ATP-binding protein encodes MIDWNRSVEEVLGDDTTAQRQLDEHAQLLPIASGGQAARFMLARLGEHRWFTLLTLLITIGSAVAAAILPRLIGAAVDVVDSGGTSAAVWTLGAQIVAVGAVQAVLMAVGWTMISSLGQRILAGMREDVIDRALDLPAQSMEQTGIGDALSRVADDVDVAARAVNNLVPNLIQLGFLVVVTLAGMATLSPYLLLMVVVIVPMYVLAARWYLRRTAPLYRKERVAMGARAQGLLSAIHGIPTVNAYGIERRETRHVAVLSETAAVLNMRVMSLVGKMVALINIPESIALLSVMVIGFAMVHQAGAPLGLVTAAAIYLVSLFWPMLAFIFNLDDVQSAGASLSRMVGVITSIDPAASPGPQVPQDASIRLEQVSHSYTTDEDGQERVVLHPIDLDIAAGETVALVGASGAGKSTLASIITGTLTPRHGRVLHGGADLARADIEAVRSHASIVSQDVHVFRGTLAEDLKLARPLATEEELWAALRTVEADAWAERLPKGLDTEVGEKGERLSAEQSQQLALARIALQDPAVLVLDEATADEGSSGARVLERAALAVAAGRTTVIVAHRLSQAKEADRILVMAEGRVVEQGPHEHLVALDGVYARLWEAWSS; translated from the coding sequence ATGATCGACTGGAACCGCTCCGTCGAGGAGGTCCTGGGCGATGACACCACCGCCCAGCGGCAGCTGGACGAGCACGCCCAATTGCTGCCGATCGCCAGCGGCGGCCAGGCAGCGCGCTTCATGCTGGCGCGCCTCGGTGAGCACCGCTGGTTCACGCTCCTCACCCTGCTGATCACCATCGGCAGCGCTGTCGCTGCGGCGATCCTGCCACGCCTGATCGGTGCGGCGGTGGACGTGGTCGACTCCGGTGGCACCTCCGCCGCCGTGTGGACGCTCGGGGCGCAGATCGTCGCCGTCGGCGCGGTCCAGGCCGTGCTGATGGCGGTGGGCTGGACGATGATCTCCTCGCTGGGACAGCGGATCCTGGCCGGGATGCGCGAGGACGTGATCGACCGCGCCCTGGACCTGCCGGCGCAGTCCATGGAGCAGACGGGCATCGGCGATGCCCTCTCCCGGGTCGCGGACGACGTGGACGTGGCCGCGCGGGCCGTGAACAACCTGGTGCCCAACCTGATCCAGCTGGGCTTCCTGGTGGTGGTGACCCTGGCCGGGATGGCCACCCTCTCGCCCTACCTGCTGCTGATGGTCGTGGTGATCGTGCCGATGTACGTGCTGGCGGCCCGCTGGTACCTGCGTCGCACCGCCCCGCTGTACCGCAAGGAGCGAGTGGCGATGGGCGCCCGCGCCCAGGGACTGCTCTCCGCCATCCACGGCATCCCCACCGTCAACGCCTACGGCATCGAGCGCCGCGAGACCCGCCACGTGGCGGTGCTGTCGGAGACCGCCGCGGTGCTGAACATGCGGGTGATGAGCCTGGTGGGGAAGATGGTGGCGCTGATCAACATCCCGGAGTCGATCGCGCTGCTGTCGGTGATGGTGATCGGCTTCGCGATGGTGCACCAGGCGGGCGCCCCGCTGGGCCTGGTCACCGCGGCCGCGATCTACCTGGTGAGCCTGTTCTGGCCGATGCTGGCGTTCATCTTCAACCTCGACGACGTCCAGAGCGCCGGGGCGAGCCTGTCACGCATGGTCGGGGTGATCACCTCGATCGACCCGGCGGCCTCCCCGGGGCCCCAGGTCCCGCAGGACGCCTCGATCCGCCTGGAGCAGGTCTCCCACTCCTACACCACCGACGAGGACGGTCAGGAGCGGGTGGTGCTGCACCCGATCGACCTGGACATAGCCGCCGGGGAGACGGTGGCCCTGGTGGGCGCCTCCGGTGCCGGCAAGTCCACCTTGGCCTCGATCATCACCGGCACCCTCACCCCCCGTCACGGGCGGGTGCTCCACGGCGGGGCGGATCTGGCGCGGGCCGACATCGAGGCCGTGCGCTCGCACGCCTCGATCGTGAGCCAGGACGTGCACGTGTTCCGCGGCACCCTCGCGGAGGACCTGAAGCTGGCCCGCCCCCTCGCCACCGAGGAGGAACTGTGGGCGGCGCTGCGCACCGTGGAGGCCGATGCGTGGGCCGAGCGCCTGCCCAAGGGCCTGGACACGGAGGTGGGCGAGAAGGGCGAGCGGCTCAGCGCCGAGCAGTCCCAGCAGCTGGCACTGGCCCGCATCGCCCTGCAGGACCCGGCCGTGCTGGTGCTGGACGAGGCCACGGCCGACGAGGGCTCCTCCGGCGCCCGGGTGCTGGAGCGGGCGGCGCTGGCGGTGGCCGCCGGCCGCACCACGGTGATCGTGGCGCACCGGCTCTCCCAGGCCAAGGAGGCCGACCGCATCCTGGTGATGGCAGAGGGCCGCGTGGTCGAGCAGGGCCCGCACGAGCACCTCGTGGCACTCGACGGCGTGTACGCCCGGCTGTGGGAGGCCTGGAGCAGCTGA
- a CDS encoding IS110 family transposase, which produces MYVGWDWGNTTHAVAVIDDQGQVIDRWPCPHTEDGIRATLARLASHGPPARLPVAIETTRGLVIDRLLTAGHPVVPVHPNAFNAVRPRWGAARAKDDPGDAFKLADYLRTDGHRLRTLRPTEQATLELQALVRAREDQVTARVAATNQLAALLAEHWPGAGVVFARLDSDIALAFCDRFPTPASAKHLAPARMRDWLARQHYSGRVDPAALVARLRGAPAPASRLGEETITALVRTQVQVIRALRTAIDDLEAQIETALAAHSWAALIQPLPRVGIVNLAQIIGEIGPLLEHASNADQLAAEAGVVPVTRASGKSHAVVFRYATNRRARQALVRWADNSRHASPWAKNIYETARAQGKRHAHAVRILARAWLRIIYACWRDGTCYDPATHQAHRTDRTHKTTALAA; this is translated from the coding sequence ATGTATGTCGGATGGGACTGGGGCAATACCACCCATGCTGTCGCTGTGATCGATGACCAGGGCCAGGTGATCGACCGCTGGCCCTGCCCCCACACCGAGGACGGGATTCGAGCCACCCTGGCCCGCCTGGCCAGCCACGGCCCTCCGGCTAGGCTGCCGGTCGCGATCGAGACCACCCGCGGGCTGGTGATCGACCGTCTCCTGACCGCCGGGCATCCCGTGGTCCCGGTCCATCCCAACGCGTTCAACGCCGTCCGTCCCCGCTGGGGCGCTGCCCGCGCCAAGGACGACCCCGGCGACGCGTTCAAGCTCGCCGACTACCTCCGCACCGACGGGCACCGCCTGCGGACCCTGCGCCCGACCGAGCAGGCGACCCTCGAGCTGCAAGCGCTGGTCCGGGCCCGCGAGGACCAGGTCACCGCCCGCGTGGCCGCGACCAACCAGCTCGCCGCCCTGCTGGCCGAGCACTGGCCCGGCGCCGGGGTGGTGTTCGCCCGCCTGGACTCCGATATCGCCCTGGCCTTCTGCGACAGGTTCCCCACCCCAGCCTCGGCCAAGCACCTGGCCCCGGCCAGAATGCGGGACTGGCTCGCCCGGCAGCACTACTCCGGCCGCGTCGACCCCGCTGCCCTGGTGGCCAGGCTTCGTGGGGCCCCCGCGCCTGCCTCGCGGCTCGGTGAGGAGACGATCACCGCGCTGGTTCGCACACAGGTCCAGGTCATCCGGGCCCTCAGAACAGCGATCGATGACCTTGAAGCCCAGATCGAGACGGCTCTGGCCGCCCATTCCTGGGCAGCGTTGATCCAGCCCCTGCCCCGGGTGGGGATCGTCAACCTCGCCCAGATCATCGGGGAGATCGGACCGTTGCTCGAACACGCCTCCAACGCTGACCAGCTCGCCGCCGAGGCAGGCGTCGTGCCCGTCACCCGCGCCTCGGGTAAATCCCACGCGGTCGTGTTCCGCTACGCCACCAACCGGCGGGCCCGCCAAGCCCTGGTCCGCTGGGCAGACAACTCCCGCCACGCCTCGCCCTGGGCGAAGAACATTTACGAGACCGCACGCGCCCAGGGCAAACGCCATGCCCATGCCGTGCGGATCCTGGCCCGGGCCTGGCTGCGGATCATCTACGCCTGCTGGCGCGACGGCACCTGCTACGACCCCGCCACCCACCAAGCCCACAGAACCGACAGAACACACAAAACCACCGCTCTCGCGGCCTAG